From Rhodococcus sp. B7740:
CGCAGGTAATCGCGGAACAGGTCGGCGGGATTGGACAGAGCGGAGTTCGGTTCGGGAAACGTCGTCAGCTTGGCCATGGCTTCTCTAGTGGTCGGCTCATTCGCTTTTGCGCTGTTCGCGGGCGATGCGACGCTGCTCCTCGGCGCGGGCGCGGCAGCGGCGTAGGAACTCCTCGTCGCTTTCCTGCGTCTGGGCGACGGCTCGTCCGGGTCTTGCGTCGTACTCGGGATAGGCCGACGCGGTACGAGGTGCACCGCTGCCACCCCAGATGCCGCCGTTCTCGGGCCGGCCGACGATGAGCCACGCAATGGACCCGGCGAGCGGCAGAACGATGACGAGCAGCAGCCAGACGATCTTCGGGAGGTGCCGGATTCTCGAATCGTCGGCGGTGATGACGTCGATCAAACAGAAGATCGACAGCAGCATGATCAGCAGGCCGAGGTACGGCACGGAAAATCCTCCAGTCTTTTCGAGACCGTGCGGTCGGTCTTTCGCGACTATCAGATCACTCGTTGTACCACCGATCAAGTGCTGCGAACGTCTCGAATGTCGTGGTTCAGCCGAAAACCAGCAGAGCAGCCAGGGTGAGCATCATCGCTCCGATGCCGAGGTCGAGTACCCGCCACGCCGCGGGCTTGGCGAACAGCGGACTGAGCACCCGTGATCCGTAGCCCAAGGCGGTGAACCACAGGACGCTGCCCAGCATCGCGCCGACGGCGAACCACCACCGCAAGTCCCCCGGCTGTCGGTTGCCGATCGAGCCGAGAAACACCACGGTGTCGAGGTAGACGTGAGGATTGAGCCAGGTCAGGGCCAGGCAGGTGGCAAGGGCGGCGATCAGCGAACCCGTTCCCTCCACCTGGGAGGTCATGGCAGCAGGCGTTCGGGCGCGGTTCAACGCCATCAGACCGTAGACGAGGAGAAACAGAGCACCCAGGACGGTCACGATCCGCAGAGCCACGGGAAATCGATCCACGAGGACGCCGATTCCAGCCACCCCGGCCAGGATGAGGACCGCATCGGACAGTGCGCACACCGCGACCACCGGTAATACGTGGGCTCGCTGCAGCCCCTTGCGCAGCACGAAGGCGTTCTGCGCTCCGATGGCGACGATGAGGGAAAGTCCGACGCCCAGTCCGGTGAGGGTCGATTGCGCGGCCGCAAGGGAGGTCATGACGGCAACGTT
This genomic window contains:
- a CDS encoding LysE/ArgO family amino acid transporter yields the protein MTSLAAAQSTLTGLGVGLSLIVAIGAQNAFVLRKGLQRAHVLPVVAVCALSDAVLILAGVAGIGVLVDRFPVALRIVTVLGALFLLVYGLMALNRARTPAAMTSQVEGTGSLIAALATCLALTWLNPHVYLDTVVFLGSIGNRQPGDLRWWFAVGAMLGSVLWFTALGYGSRVLSPLFAKPAAWRVLDLGIGAMMLTLAALLVFG
- a CDS encoding PLD nuclease N-terminal domain-containing protein; its protein translation is MPYLGLLIMLLSIFCLIDVITADDSRIRHLPKIVWLLLVIVLPLAGSIAWLIVGRPENGGIWGGSGAPRTASAYPEYDARPGRAVAQTQESDEEFLRRCRARAEEQRRIAREQRKSE